From a single Labrenzia sp. PHM005 genomic region:
- a CDS encoding TetR/AcrR family transcriptional regulator produces the protein MPRGRPRKIDPQDALKSALHTLWEQGYDRTSMADLVKATGMAKPGLYANLGDKDEIFQKALELYQDEMGTPMIEALVHSDEALKDSLRAALRGVVHAKEGSGLPEGCFIINSTINCAAQPDHIQDKMRAMNMARRDAFLQRLERAQTDQELPEGTDIVALANFFAGQSASIFTMSQAGLPLEDLEAMIEVSLSVLPDASD, from the coding sequence ATGCCCAGAGGCCGGCCGCGAAAAATCGACCCGCAAGATGCGCTGAAATCTGCCCTGCACACATTGTGGGAACAGGGCTATGACCGCACGTCTATGGCCGATCTTGTTAAAGCCACTGGCATGGCAAAGCCTGGTCTTTATGCAAACCTCGGCGATAAGGACGAAATCTTCCAAAAAGCCCTGGAGCTGTATCAGGACGAAATGGGCACTCCGATGATTGAGGCGCTGGTTCATTCTGACGAGGCGCTTAAAGACAGTCTGCGGGCAGCCCTGCGCGGGGTTGTCCATGCAAAAGAGGGTAGCGGATTGCCGGAGGGCTGTTTCATCATCAACAGCACGATCAATTGCGCGGCCCAGCCAGATCATATTCAAGATAAGATGCGCGCCATGAACATGGCACGGCGCGATGCTTTTCTTCAGCGCTTGGAGCGGGCGCAGACGGATCAAGAGCTGCCGGAAGGCACAGATATTGTCGCCCTTGCCAATTTCTTCGCAGGACAATCTGCGTCAATCTTCACCATGTCGCAGGCCGGCCTGCCGCTTGAAGATCTTGAAGCGATGATTGAGGTCAGCCTGTCGGTTCTGCCGGACGCCAGCGATTGA